One window from the genome of Oryctolagus cuniculus chromosome 1, mOryCun1.1, whole genome shotgun sequence encodes:
- the LOC138846189 gene encoding dapper homolog 3-like, translating into MCPPLPARTVLAQSPGVQPRPPGLRASCRSGCAQLPRLPPQLAHPHRRGRRLPSRRSEHPAPRPPRPGSGPPERVRAAKWLQLETWGVLPVWRKREREREDKRVPERPECSPPPPPAPPRPQPAARARGAVPRPDGDQPPPRRLGGVFSPEPLPGLPHPALPSQRARSSSASCSASSPRAALTACLGRESAVDSGPVWNRKTVISVGRKGKGRLLEVSKEDWSGCLSEEMKSQRSNGPASKPHH; encoded by the exons ATGTGTCCTCCGCTCCCCGCGCGCACCGTTCTAGCCCAGAGTCCTGGAGTCCAGCCAAGGCCCCCGGGTCTCCGGGCCAGTTGCCGGTCGGGCTGCGCCCAACTTCCCCGCCTCCCGCCCCAGCTCGCGCACCCGcaccgccgcggccgccgcctcccGAGCCGGCGCTCGGAGCATCCCGCGCCGCGTCCTCCCCGCCCCGGCTCCGGGCCGCCAGAGCGGG TGCGTGCGGCCAAGTGGCTGCAGCTGGAGACGTGGGGTGTGTTGCCTGTGTGGAGGAAAAGGGAGCGCGAGCGAGAAGACAAGCGAGTGCCGGAGCGGCCGGAATGctcgccgcccccgccccccgccccgcctcgcccGCAGCCGGCGGCCCGAGCGCGTGGGGCAGTGCCTCGCCCTGACGGAGACCAGCCGCCTCCTCGCCGTCTTGGCGGCGTCTTCTCTCCGGAGCCGCTCCCCGGCCTCCCCCACCCGGCGCTCCCCTCCCAGCGCGCCcgctcctcctccgcctcctgcTCAGCCTCCTCCCCTCGCGCGGCGCTGACAGCCTGCCTCGGCCGGGAGAGCGCAG TTGATTCTGGGCCTGTGTGGAATAGAAAGACGGTTATCTctgtgggaaggaagggaaagggacGACTCCTCGAGGTTTCCAAGGAGGACTGGAGCGGCTGCTTGA